The Drosophila nasuta strain 15112-1781.00 chromosome 2R, ASM2355853v1, whole genome shotgun sequence genome segment CATAAAATTTCCAAAAAgtaatgaatatatttaattgcaaaacgaAGTATCATTATACCTATTAAGAATTattaatacaatttcattacaatattaaaatttgatcCGGTGTATTTACTCATAGCTTGTTAAGATTCTTACTTTACTGTTACAAATTTTAAGATATAAATTCTAATTTCGAAATAATTAAGATTTCTTAATAAACATTCTTTATACCTTACTTAGTTAggcaaaataattgcaattctTTATCCaactttttgaatttattcaaattttttttaaacatttttcacaAAACAAGTTCTTACAAcacttttttgttggctttaatatttttttaaatctttcCACTTTTTTACAAAGTCTTAAAAATCCATATTTTTAgacatttcacatttaatttaaattacactTGGTTTCttacttcaatatttttattataagaaataattttacagatattttatttggaattcATATCGATTCCTTacttaaatattgcatttataagAAATTAACTACGAGATCTATTACATAGAGATTCAAGcaagtttgtttttaatggacagtttattttgaacataaattacttacatttaaattaaaatcaaatccATACTTcaacatttcaattataagAAATTAACTGCTAGAAAGAGCTCCTCAAGTAATAGCTTCTTACCCATTTCTAACGTAGAAACAAataacgaaaagaaaataacatcAAAGCCGGACCCAATCATGGGGACAGCGAAATCGCCATCAAGTCGAAGAAAAGCGTTCGACCCATGTAGAATGCCATGTTGAACAACTCAATTGCATAGCGCGCACTTCTGTTCTTATAACAAAAGAGCGCCCccgcagaagaagaagacgaagaagaattATGACAGGGAAGGCAGGAGAAAAACAGGCAGCTTGAAGCAAGAACCGCAAACAATTCATTAAACTAGAGGGAGTGAGCGAGAAATATATCAAGTTGAGCAGGGAATGGCATTTTTCTGAGGATAGACTTCGCTTGGGTTTTGCTCCACCGTTGACTTCTGACAGCAGCGGCCCAACAGCACCCGGGGGCGgtcaccgccaccgccaccgacACCCTCCCCGAAACAGTGAATTTTAAACATGGTCATCCACTTCCGCCACAAAGTGACACCAATGAAAATGTAGACCGTGGAGAGCCGGAGAACTCTGCCTGTGGGTGCCCCAGGCAATGgaatgttgtatttatttcattgcGACGCGGGCGGAAAACAAATGCCTCGTTGTCCCAATCTGAATGTGTATCTGCATCTGAATCTGAGTCTGAGTCCGAGGCTGAGCCTTTGATTTGGATAATTAGTAAAGCAAATAGCTACAAGCTGTTTGCAATTCATTGCGACTCCATTTTACCCCCCACGTCTGATGTGACAGCCACTGAAATTAGCGCAGTAATTGAGGTAATTTCTTTTCAGCGTTTactgtgtgtttttttgggcTGCTTTTGTAATTTGAGCAGCGGCGGTTTGGGGCGTCAGCTTCTTGGCCGAAAGCAAAAAGCGGCTTTCTCTCAATTGACGTTGTAAACATGAAGCCCATTAGAAGTGATTTGAGCTGCCTGTTTGTCAAGTAGCCAAGTCGTCAAGTTGGGGAAACCTTTGAAGCGTTGAGTTGAGTCTGAGTCCGAGTTGAGTCGGGTCTCATAATTTAGCAGTTCAACGTAGGCAAAAAaggtaaaatttaattgaaaaggcaTTACTTACAAAGAAAAAGACAGAgcagaagagaaagagagaatgCATTTgagagaacgagagcgagagcttGGCAACTATTGATTTCCACACCTGTACCTTGGCCGCAGTGAAAGAGGTCAACTAAATGTtaatgtcacacacacactcacacacattctcaGCTCATTGTCTGTCTAGCAAAAGGGGAGGGCTAGCATGGGGCTAGTTGGGGTCGTAATGGATGGAAATCACAGTCTGCTGCTTGTCCACGGGTCACTTGCAAAACGGTCAAAGGGtttaaaagcaacaaaacaacgaAACACAAAACATGTTGAAACAGCAAATTTTCAGGGGGATTGTTTTGGGCCGCGTCATTGGTAttggatatatatatatgtatgtatatgtgtgagtatatatatagtattggGGTATATTGGCATTCGAGACTGGTGGGAAGCATTGTTAAACAGCAAAGTTCATTGAGTGCGTGGGAAGCTTAAGAATACCGATGAGACAGACTTTTAAACATAtcaataaatcaatcaaattgccCACCCGGCACTCTCTTAAGTGCCACAACCAGGCAATAACCCCCCAACCTTCCCCTATCCCTCTCTTACCTCCCCTCTCCCCACTCgtgagcaaaacaaaagcagcttTCTTCCAATTACCTCTCGCATTAGCTGCTGCTCGAATGATTTGACTTGAAAACTTTGATTTAGTACAATAAACTGCCCCCACTCTGCTACCCCTCGAGAAACCACCCCaaaactcaaacacacacacacactcaagtATATGGAGCATATTATAACGTAAACGTAAACGCCGAAAAGTGTTTCGTCTTGCGAAAACTTTGCCGCgccaacataaataaataaatgtatttataaagatGCTTTTAAGGCAGCGACAACCTAACAAGGTTACACACATACCGCCACTTACTTTGCTTTACTTCTATATACAAGTACTTTAttgtatatgaaaataaatatgtgtgtgtacgtaCATAAATATCTTTGCTGGGGCAACAAGGAAAATTcgcagcagctgttgccagTTATGGGCatcaacgatgacgatgatgatgtctGGTGTGGGGTTGCTTAGCATTTAAGGGTCGCCTCATCTTGCATTTTTCGTTTGCCTCCTCAACCTTTTGTGCTGCTATATAAGTACTATATAGAATATATGGAATATTCATTTATGTATGCGAGTTCTTGTACATACATTAAATGTTTAGCTCGGCTTTTGGTTTCGTCTCGTCTTTAACTTGAATTTCAGCAATTATCGGCCTGCATAATTTACGCATTTATGGCAATTCACTAACCGCTCTCCATTTCGGCATTTACAGATTGGGTTTCATCTCACAGTGGGGCGCTCTCGCTGGACGTTATGCGGCTCTCTGTCCACCTGGCTGGCCCTGGGCACCGCAGCGTATGCCCTTCCATAGTCCCACACATGGTAAGTTTTTGGAATTCATTAAAAGATGAAAGTTTCTTCAGAGATTGTATACTTTCGGACTGTCAATTAGGGCAATAGATTGTACTACAAACTAaatgaattcattttgttatattgtttttaaatttgatcaTTTTGATCATTTGGTGGTAAGAATTCCATTGTTAAATAGATGTAAAGTTGAAAGAGGTAAAGAAAATTGTACCATCACACAGTTAGAAGTCtaaagaaaatagaaataaatagattaaagaaaatttgctattaatatttttctttttttttatttgattaatttgtgcacttcaaatattttgcaagtGATTGTGCCAAATATTACAAGAAAAGATAACATTATAATTTGACCTTTTCTTATTAAACAGATAATTGTTCATAATCAAATAGATGTATAGTGAGTATTTGTGGATATATTTCAGCAATTCTTATAATCAAATCTTTGCTAATACCTCATATAAATATTAGAGAAATTATTAgtatcaaatatttgcaagtaACTTGTGAAATTAGTACAGAAAATGATTGTATGTAATTCGtcatattttatactttaacTTAATTGCAATATCTTGCAAGTTTCATAACCGTTTTTGAATTCTTACGTTGCTAATGCTAcacaatataattattttaaatgctacATAAGAAAACTCaagaaagttttttttttgctttgcgaTTGATAGTCTTACAAGTTTTCTTGGGATTTCGCTACTCAATGAGCTTAGcccttttattttatttttgttagttttccAAGAATGCGACTGAGAATGCCAGTCAGTATCTTTTTCGATTCGCTTGGCGAAGAATGTGCTGTGTCGCTGGCATTCTTTGAAGCATTTTCACTTAATTTGCATATCCAACGACGCAAACGCGCTTAATGCCGCCAAGAATTCGTGCaatgcaaatgcgaatgcaaagTGCGCCCTGAAGTAGGCAACACATTGCAAATACGACACGCAGTTCAATGCAAAATGGTGGAATGAAGATGGTAAAGGGAGGGATAGAGGGAGAAGAGGAGGTGGTAATGTATTATGCTATACACATGTAGCGTTGTAGCGTTAGCTGCTGCTCACAAACACGGCTGCTTTAATcgccattttcaattaattgcaatttgtaatCGAGTATCGAGTTACGACTGCGGGGAACAAACAAAGCGTTTGACATGTTCGACTTTGTTCGAGTGcgatttgcaattgcaattggcatTGGTATTCGCAATCACCTGCAGGTAAACGCAATCAACTCAGTTCTTCACCACCTCGTCGCTTGAGCTTTCCCTCTGGCATTAGAAGTCATTGCAATAGCATTTGTTCATGTAAATTGGCCTTAAGTTTAGCACCCCGCCAGGCTAGGGGCTTGGTCAACTTGCTTGGGCTTCTGGAATTTTGCTGATGCGACACATAGTTCGCAGGGGGAGGCAAATTACAgcaatttaaacttttcaaatgAGATCCCAACTAAAAgctcaataaaagcaaaatcgTCCAGCTGACTGACAGCCATTTTAAATGGTAATTtaacgctcacacacacacgcgcatataacatatataacatatatatgtattatatatatatttggtgtTGCTCACCGCGTCTGCGCTCTAAGTTGTTTTGGGGCAACTGCAGGGGGAAAGAAAGGAAGACagctacaacaaaaaaatgaaaaacgaagaAAAGACGAAGGCAAGTGTGAGGTTAAGTGTGGCAGCTTAAATCTGtgcattacacacacacacccacacacttGCGCACACATAGTGTTACAATAACATCTTAAACAACCCTTAGTGCAACCagccacccacacacacatacacacacacacacacacagtctgGCAGGCAGATAAATCAACTAATAAAATTTGCTCTCTCTCAGTCCTGTTCGCTCTTACTCatgcgcgctctctctctcttgtgcTCTTTGCAGACAGTTCCTCGACAAACACCACAGAAAATCCACCATCGCCCACCTCTCTGAGTCccagcagtggcaacaacaacaacaacaacagcagcagcaacaacaacaacaacagcagcactgccaatgccaacagcagcagcatttcaGGCAATGGCCATGCCAACAAGTCACCACCACATCATCCGCTctatcagcaacaacagcagcatcaacagcagcaacagcatccaCTTGCTGGCCAACAGCATCCACAACAGCATCCACATCAGCCCAGCACGCCCACAAGCAGCGCCGGCGGACTCTCAGCGCATCATGGCCATCATTTGGGCAGCTCGCATCCGAGTGCCGCTTACATGCTGCCCACCAGCAGCAATGAGTCGGACGATGAGGGCGAGGAGATCATCGAGGAGGATGACGGCACCGATGGCCCTTCGGATAGCTCGTCGCCGCACGGCGATGGCAGCAATTCGAAGCGCAAGAAGAAGACGCGCACCGTCTTCTCGCGTGCTCAGGTCTTTCAGCTGGAATCCACCTTCGATCTGAAGCGTTATCTCAGCTCATCGGAGCGCGCTGGCCTTGCGGCTTCGCTGCGTCTCACCGAGACCCAGGTGAAGATCTGGTTTCAGAATCGTCGCAACAAATGGAAGCGTCAGCTGGCCGCTGAACTAGAGGCAGCCAACATGGCGAACATGGCGCATGCCGCACAGCGTTTGGTGCGTGTTCCGGTGTTGTATCACGACGGCACCACCGCTGGCTTTGtgccaccaccgccaccgcatCACCATCCGATGCAGTACTatgcggcggcagcggcacgCAACACCAGTCCACCACGACCGCCGCTGTCGTCGCTGGTATAGAACGTGGGCTGTTTGGCGGCGCCGATGACGCTGCTGAAGCCGCCACCGCCCAACGCAATGCTGGCTGCGTTGCCAACGCGAATTCCTCCTGCGCTGCAGTTGCCGCGACACGGCGCCTCCTCCATGGACATGGATGACTCGGATGGCGAGCTGGAGCAGGAGCATCAGGTGTGccacgacgatgacgatgcgGCCATCGATGTGGAGGCGGACGAGGAGCCCGAACTTGTGCGTCAAATCCCGCCCTCCAATGAGCGTGTCAACTCGAGGCCACCAACGGCTCCGCCACCAACGTTGCCAACGTTGCCAACGCCCAACGATGTTAAGGGCAGCAATCATTGTTTGGAAGCTGCTGTCagtccagctgctgctgctctggaTAAATCGATAAGCCACAAGGCAGCGCACAGCTATTGAGCAGCCCCCCTCCCTCCCCCTGTGCGGCAAGCTCTGTCCCAGTTGCATTGTAAATTTCTattgaaaagttttgccaaAGGATCAGCGGCTAAGTGCACATCAATTGGTTTCAAtgctaaacacacacacaaaggccAAATATTGAGGATGGCGAATCCATCCTCTCCCCCCTCATACTCGTAAATCTactatctatatatatgttatatatagaAATCGATAAAAAGCTGTAAAGTTTTTGAACAGTTTGTTCCTAAAGCTTTTGTATATACTTACTAAGTAGTATGTGCTCGCTTACCTTAATCTGCGagtctttctctctgtctctctcactctctttctcttctatCCAGCTTAGCATTTCCAGGAAATGTAGGAAGTACGACTTTCCTTCCTCTTTTCTCCCCTCCTCTACTCTGCCACTCATTGTAAATGCCTCCTGCTCAATAATTTTTAAGCCATATCCCTTAACTGTTtttgcgttgttttttttttgttttctaaaaATGAAACTTGTAAATAATTGCGTTTTGCagcttaattattattatgaagaACTAAGTTTTGCTTTAACTTTCGATTGCTGGTCAAGTGTAGGTTAATTCCATAtgcataaaagaaaacaaaaaaaaggaaatatacatttatagtaCTTGTATCATAATCGTAATTACTTATAGTTATCGGTTGGTTTCCATAAGCAAGCAATTaaagaataaacaaaaacttatATAAAACTACACTCTTGTATGTACTATATTGTCTAATTGTACGCTGTAAAAGTCAAATGATGTTGCCAATGCACATCTAAATGTACATACTCATACAtatacaagcacacacacacatatgcgtgtgtgtgtttgaagcAATTACCAAATAACTAGTTAAATTATTACTTCAATGTActaaacacaacacaaactaAGTGAGAACaaagaaaaggaaatgaattgaaaaaaaatcagtaaaaaatattaaaaatgcttatataaaaataaaattatcaataaaaacaaacaatataatataaatcaattaacaGAGTTgagttttttaatatatagtgggtgaatttaatatttgatatttgtatTCAAGTGTGTGCTTTACTAGAATACTACAAGCAGAAGATATCGCAACGAGTAATACCAAAGATACTAGGCTTTATACCTACTATAATTTGGTATTCCTTATCGTAGCTCAAGTACTTAACAAATCTTTCGCATTCTTAGGATTATTAAAGGAAGaggaaatattaattattatgcatatttacATACGTTATTTTAATGAGATGATCTATTGAgaacaatttttcaatattactCAATAATAAGTCTTATGATGACATGAATCTTTAACTGAAGTTAATATCACTTCAAAAGTTTTTTAGACTGACATACTTTTGatgacaaaacaaatattcatataatatgataaatctatcaaaatacttaaaatatggCTTGTCATTAAATAGTATGCAGACCATGAATAAAGTCAATTTTCAATCGCACAACTTTTCATGTGTTAAATATGAActgataatattataattagcCAGAGCTCAGGTTGCTATCTCATGCCTGAAATTGAAGATGAAAGCGATGAAGTATTAATCACTAtgcatatttacatacattacTTTAATGGGATGATCTATTGAtaacaattttgtaaaattattcaaaaatgaGTGTTAGATGAAGTGAATATTTAACTGAAGTTATCATCACTCCAAAAGTTTTTAGTCTGACATACTTTTAATGACAAAAGAAATGATTGCAAatagatatattttatgggacaaaacaaatattcatataataaaTCTATCGAAATACTTAAAAGTTGGCTTGTCCTTAAATGGTATGTAGACCATAAATAAAGCCAATTTTTAATCAAAGAACTTTTCATGTATTAAACATGAActgataatattataattagcCAGAACCCAAGTTGCTATCTCATGCCTGAAATTGAAGATGAAAGCGATGACAATTCACGCGCACGAGAAATGAGCccattttattgccatttgccaACGATTTTCAACAGAGCTTTGTAGAACGCGAATGGCTCTTGGGATATACATAAGTGAAGCGATAATTTACGTTTAATTGCCGATGGAAATATGTATTCAtatgtacaatttaaatatgtttgtatgtaacaTGCACTTAGTACACTCATATGTTCATATGTTAGTCACAATAACAATTGATGCAGTTGCTGTAAGCTGTTGTTGTGTACtcgatgctgctgttgttgttgttgggcgtTTTAAGTTACCATTTATTGTGCGCACTTTATGTTTATTTCGCACTGAGCGCGTTGAATGGTTTTTTGCCTATGCACAGTCGTGGTTCACTTTCctcctctctcttctctctctctgtgtagcTTGCAGCGCGtgttaaattgcaaaaataaattgcaaattgcgcACTGCGAAcaaatggcaataaaaatacataaaatgcTTTCGGTTAtgcgagcacacacacaacaaacgaTTGTTAGTTTAAATAACCAGAAAGATACAAATGATACAACTTGCCAGCGACAACGTGAACGACAGCGATAACTACAGCGacagatacatttacagatgcagatgcagttgcagatacagatacatttacagcTACAGTTGCATACATGCAATTATATGTGTTTGTGCAATTGTTTGAGGTGTTGCATTTCACACGTCTGCGCATAAATTTAAGCCTTTAAATCGATTTAATCGATTCCACATATGTACGTTGTATATTGCTTTGCAGTCTCTCGTAATTAATAGTTATACTCAcgacaataaaaatcaaacgATTATTAATTGACAAATTGAGATTAAGATATTTATcgaatttatttagatttgtTTCTTAAGCTTTTCTATTTCACTAAGCTACttatttaaagctttaaaaattaaatttaatttgttagcCAAAATCCCAATGACAATGCTTCACAGTTTCATTTGTTACACTCATAAAGGGTACTTTCTCTATTtttctatactatatagaagCCATTTGAACAAATTAGGCTGAGAGTCTCTTCCTCCCGCATCCTTGAGCTGTATTCGCATATTTTccatctttatttttttttttttggttgcgcTCAACATTTTTCTATGGATGCAGTCAAGTGCTTgagcattttatttaagcgCATGAATGGATTTGATGgcttttcttatttatttttttcttcttttttttttgcgtttgtttGTCGAAGGAAATGCGCACCcgaaaaaaataagcaaagagtaaaaatttcaattcatttcataaaATGGTTGAAAATTGTagagaaattatgaaaattgtcTGGCTTGGGTTTGTGTTGTGTTCGGTTTGAGTTGGATGGCACTTTGaatgctttgctttgctttttgaatgcttttcataatttcagttttttgccttttattttgtgtgtctATTTTTTCGGTATCTTTGCTCATATGTAAAGTGAATTGACAGGAGTCGGGAGATGAAGATGGATACGGATTTGGAGTCGGTAGGCCTCAGAGTCGGAGTTAGAGAATTGGAGATTGTGTTGTCTGGTTGCTggattatacatatatgggcGCCTTTTTTTGTGAATACCCTGCAAGGGCGGCATGACTGTTTAGGTAATAAGtaagaattttataattaatataaaattgaactACTCAGACTTAAACTTCCTTTTAGATTAAATAGTACTCTAACTATGATTTGGAAACTAAATTTCAGAAAGTGAAAACAGAAATttctaaatgaaaattaatttcattctaCATTGAATTGAGTATTAACTTTGATTACTTTgataaaattaacataaatacaaaattaaagtccactttaatgaataaataaaatcactaagaaaataaaaaaatacgtttgtgttaattcaaataaattaccaATTTGTAAATGTTAACTTGATTAATTACTTCTGTAGctatttaatactttattaCTTTTCGTAGCAAATAACtacaatagaaataaaattgttaaaaagcATATTATTGGCATCATAATTTGGAAGGTAAAGTTTTACTAGgattgaaatcaaataaattaaaaaacaaataattaatttgcagTTCATCGCGACTTCGACTTCATTGCGAAGACTTTAATGCTTGGCCttgccttttttttaatatcatttttCGTTCTCATACTTAAACATATATTGAATAGCTTTTTGGTAATGGCGCTGAcaagggggaaggggggagTAGGAGCTGATGTTGTTGGCAGCGCGG includes the following:
- the LOC132786768 gene encoding homeobox protein Hmx; this translates as MSSSEAEVDISVVSSPEPSPFGAAGMSNGRETPSARSIDGSSPPATPTHRSTPTTAAGTPTSSTSTLAAAPPHYSHNHHHSPNGAGSVPPAVLHHHLQHHLSSLSGHPVALHHALHSFGHLHPAHGAPHPALLQHAVAPTAHLSERLGSPPHLASKSPDLERNGSNAGDEHSSLNNNNNSKTLNHNSTCASAAAAAAVAAAAASVGANSNDSTASSNGNKATTGSNGFTSFSISSILSRSEPAKKNGATALITPIPQLPQPGVGVGAGGPQDAAMLSRLGFISQWGALAGRYAALCPPGWPWAPQRMPFHSPTHDSSSTNTTENPPSPTSLSPSSGNNNNNNSSSNNNNNSSTANANSSSISGNGHANKSPPHHPLYQQQQQHQQQQQHPLAGQQHPQQHPHQPSTPTSSAGGLSAHHGHHLGSSHPSAAYMLPTSSNESDDEGEEIIEEDDGTDGPSDSSSPHGDGSNSKRKKKTRTVFSRAQVFQLESTFDLKRYLSSSERAGLAASLRLTETQVKIWFQNRRNKWKRQLAAELEAANMANMAHAAQRLVRVPVLYHDGTTAGFVPPPPPHHHPMQYYAAAAARNTSPPRPPLSSLV